Genomic window (Tripterygium wilfordii isolate XIE 37 chromosome 11, ASM1340144v1, whole genome shotgun sequence):
tttgcagATTGGCTTCTGTGTGTgtgttgggacttgggagggGGTGTTTTAGTCCTGCATCCATGCAGTCTATAGGGTTTCTTCTACTTGCTGATAGAAAATTTTCGTGGAAATAAAAAGTCTTTTTTGTGAGTTTCTGGAAcaatttttcttattattgaCATGGTTTGAAGTAAGCATGTAGAGTAATATAAACTAGTTCTTCTTAGTgttgctttgatgctttcacAGGTGTTCAATTTGGCCCTCAAGCCTTTTTCTGTCAGAATTCATACTCTCCTTTCCTGAAATATTCTCTAATAAGTCTTGTTTTGAGGTATGCCATATGTTTGCTTTTCACACTTCACACACTGATATATATTACTGATGCATGATTACTATCAATTTGAGAACTATATTAGTACTTGCATTTAGAGCTCTGGTTTGTGAGAGGCTAGGAAGCACAGACTCGGCAAAATGGGTGCTGAGTCCGCATcgagttcaaacttcaaactcaGTTCACATGCGTGATTGATTAGCAAAAATACGGCCCTGACGCGCGTTGACCGTGTCGGATCAGTCAACCCAGCCAAGACTCACCTCCGTCAACCATGTCTTTCGTTTCCGTCGATGGCAATTATGAATCACGACTGCAAAAATCAAAGAATAGAATAGAGAGGTGAGCAGTGCAAATCAGTTCATTGTTTCTTCGCATGGCTTCCATCGCGATTCCTCTAGGACCTTCTATTCTTTCAGTGGACTTAGGGCCTCATTTGCCCACAGCTGTGCTATTTCTCACGTGGGACCAGATCTGTGTTTGGGTCTTCTCATATGGGCTTTGGTTTGTTAAAGTCTGGTTGTGGGCCTCTCAATTCTTGGTCATATGAATATCTCAAGtcactcaaaagtcaaaatggctcaatttactttatttaaactcaTCTGTTGCTTTATTTTATTCTATATCTCAATATTTAttctatataaaatatatataaatatttttaattttccaaGTCCCCCGCACTTGCATCCTGAATTCTTTGAGAATTTGCGAATCCCCGAGTCCCTGCTCCCGCATCCCGTGTCTCCGCATCCGAGTCGGTGCTTCCTAGGTGAGAGGGAATTCCTAGAAGGGAATTTTATCATCGGTGAAGGAGTATGCATGAAGGATAAAGATGACTTACAATGGTTTCTACTCAGTTAGACAGAGAAGGCGACATCCTTAGACAAGCACTAAGGCTGTATTTATTAGTTATTGTCTTCCTCTTGAAAACTATCAAGTACAAAGCAGAAAGTTGCGAGATGCTTATTTCTCAAGGTCTGATATGGGAATCTCTTCAAGGTGGAAACTCTCACCAACTACTAACTTGCTGAaggaaaattttaaacaaataagaaatgctTCATGATAGAATAAAGTAAagcataaaattaaaacaagatATAAAGGCTATTACACTGATGATAGGGGTAGCGACAGTAGATATGGAAATGGAAgttttggttgtacttttggtTCCTATATTTGAGAGGGAAAGGAAAAAGGAATTTGAAGTACTTTAAATGCATACACAATTAAAAATCATCTCAAAACTCGTTGCTGAAACCCCCATTTCAGTTCCATctaaatttttaatcaatgattggACCTTCACCTTAGCTTTTCCACACGTTGCAGCCTTTGTTTCTGACGACACAAGTTAATAGATTCACACATAATCTTAATAAGTtcctatttagcattcttatcCTTTAGACAATGTTCCTGTATATTACATTTTCTGACTTTGTCTGGGGTTTCCCCCTTTTCTTTGTTCATATTTTTGTCGTATCACTGCTCTAGTCTtaaccttttttcttctttttttatttcttgagTGCATGGTGATTGTGCTGCATATGTCAATTGGCTGCTTATCATCGTAAGTTTTGAATattgacctttttcttttatatgtcGGGCAACCGAAACACAAAAAACAGGTTGGTTCTGGTGTTGGCTTGGTTGGTATTTGTCTGGCCAATGTAAGAGCCTCCAAGGTATATCACTCAAACTTTATGCATATAGGTTCTGGCTCGTTGTCATATTATCTCATGGGTTGTTTATATTTGTTGTTCTGCTAGTTTTAAGTAATGAAATCTTTTTGGTCAATTATCTTTTTTCCAAGcataaactttgaattttttatattatacagATGTTTAATAGGAtggctttttattttattgttctttCCCCATGTAGATGTGTCGTGTCTGCCTCCTTGTTTTATCATAGATCAGGTAGACCACATTTCTTGGTTAGTGGATAACCTATGCTCTTGAATTCTTGATGCAGATTGTATTAAGTGATGGTGATCTTACAACTCTATCTAACATGAAGCAAAATTTGGAGCTGAACAAGTTGAGCACTGATATTCATGTGCCAAATAGAACTGCTGAAGATTCAAAAATGGTCAGTTGAAATCGCAAGGCTCTTATATGTTTGTATTTGATAATTCATGgggttaatttattttttttcaaggaAGAGGGAAATCGAACCTTGCACTTTGTGAAAGTGTAAGGAGTTGGCCACCACTAGGCCACAAGCTGCTAGTATTGGCTCTTCAATATTTCTACCCTGTGTCTTGATATACTGCTAATTGTATCAGTTGTTGAGAGAGCAATCTTTTATTTACTCTTCAATTTGAGGTGTTGGGATGGCATTATTATCAaccattttcattttgtttttatttaagcCGAAAACACCTCAGATATAAATGTGTGTGGCAAACTTTGCTTACGGGGCAGCATAAATTATTTTTGGAATCTTTTGAAAGTGTAAGAAGACTTGAAAGCATGCAGTGGATAAAAGAAATGATTGTGCAGCTTTTGTACTCAACCGATTGATGAATTTCAGGTAAAATGCATTTCTATGGCCTGGGAATCTGCAACGGAGAGTGAGCTCCAGGAATTCATGCCAGATATTGTGTCAGTATTGCTCAACTCACCTACTCTTTGCTTTAATACATTCAACTACAATGTAAATGGAATTATGGAAGTATGGCTATATGGGACCATTATTTTTCCCCTGTAATTATTATTACACGCCGCTTATGTCTTTTTTATCAGTTTGGGTGCAGACGTGATTTATGATCCACTATGCCTCCCTCATCTTGTTCAAGTACTTGCTATTCTCTTGAATCCTAGGAAGTCACGTTGCCAGAAGCAGAAAGACAGTTGTCAGGGCACTTTATGTGATGGTAAATTTCCTGTTGTGACAGGCAGTAATTCCAATGAAGGAAAAATTGTCCATACAGACGATTTAGATGTATTTGTTGATGATGCAGATTATAATCCCCACGGTATCAATGCTCGTCAAGTTGAAGCAACTGATATGGACACTTCAAACGCAAGATCAAGGGAAGGTCCAGTGGCTTATATTGCTTCAGTCATTCGGAATATCGACACCTTCAATTGTTTTCTGGCATTGGCAAACCAGGCTAATCTTACCATCGTAGACGTAACTGATGAACGAAGACCGTTCAATTTGCTTCCGTACATGCAATCCTACGATCGATCAAGTATACAATTATTTTCTGTCTCTTGTAAAGTAACAACTTGAGTTATCCTTTTTGCCCCATGAGAACCATTATTTTACGGCTACTTGTTTGATAAAGGTGTTGTCCTTTATTGTTGTGTAACTTTGTTAATTGTTATGTTACCATCAAATATGAGATGGGTATTCTTAAACTGGGCTTTTGTATTAATTGAACACAAAATTGCAATCTGTATGTGGGAAAAATCATCGAATGTATGCAGTAGCAGTACTGTATCTATTTGTTTCGTTAAGTGTTTGATTCCTTCAATAGATTTTAACATCTGCCTACCATTCTCAGAGAAATATAAGGTCAACTTTGATGTTGCTCTAATTTGTTCATATGAATATTCATATAGCTTTTAAATTATATCAAAGTTGGATCTGCTGCAGGTTTGGACAACAGGAACAATGGGTGAACTGAGTCCGGTGAGTTTCCTTTCTTGGCATATTGAATTTGCCAAGAAACAATGCTTTACttcatcatgattcatgaatcatgatagtTAATACATACCTTTTAAATGAATGTCCTTCAACAGGTTGTGAAGATAGACGGAAGATCTATTGGCGATGGGCAAGTTGGGGCTGTCACTCGAAGGTTGCAAAATGCTTATAAAATGCTGACGGAAGAGTCGGGTGTTCAAATACCTTCCTACAGTCAGACATGAGGTATTATACTTCCAAAAAGGTGTAGATTGCTTCTCCCCCTTAACAGCTGTTGTAAAGAAAGGgcacagaaaaataaaactgGGGGGAAATCGCCCATGTGTGGATTGTTATCAGTGCTGTTATTGTTACTCTCCAACTTCCTAAACAATAAACTTAATGGTGAAATTGTGCTTGCAAATAATGAGGTCTTGATGAACCTATTCTGATAAAAGACCAGAATAGAAATAAGAAAAAGTCGAAATGCACTTCTTTTCAATCGTTGCTGGGGTTCTATAGTGCGTTTTGTGAGAAGACCTTTTACAAACAGGCAAGATGTTTTTCCTCACTAAGATGATCTTTTTAGAAATTCTTCTTATTCACTACCAGGCAGGTGGTGGTGGTTCATCGATAACCTAGTCCCTTTTTGTGGATCTAGTGCTTAAAATATGCAAAAAGTGGAGGTCTCTGTAATATGTATCTTCATAAAAcagagcagcagcagcagctcccTTTAGTCTCTTTGTAACAAGAAATAACAATGCTCCAAACCTAGAAAATAATTCAAATCAAcactcttcaaaaaaaaataaacaactctcgtgtaCAAAACTTCCACAATTACCAGAGTCATCCGCAATTTATCAGAGTCGAAATGTACCAAATCATGCGGAGTGATTGTTTCAAAGAATTTAACTTATGACCTTTAAGTTATACTCTTACAACTCTATCATTGAGTCACATTTTGCCTATGACAATCCTCAGGTTTTGTTGACAAAGAGTTCCAGTTTCAGGAAACATTTTGTAAATAAAGGTGCAGGAAGTTGCGCACTATGAAGTAAATTAGTTTAAGAGTCCACGAGTAGCAAATTGATCTCTCCACATTGGAGTACAAAACcgcaaattataaatatatttgcCTTGAAGCTCTATTGCAACGCCTATTCATTCCACAAATCTACTAATTTCACATTTGATCAAAAGGGAAAGATCCTATAATTTTTGGAACTAAGCAAACTGTCACAAAAGAAATCTGCAAAACGAGTACAGGAGTTTTGATTCACAAGAACCCACAAATCCAAAGACTCAGGTCCTGGGTTTAATTAATGCCTGACCACACTGTAAAGAGTCCATGTTCAATTACACGCCGAGTCATTCCCCTGTGCCaatagaacaataaatagtTAGAAACAACCTCAATAATTACATTGCTAACAATTTGAGTGAGTGACTTGAGTAATTTGTGCCATCGTGTGGATACAGGAGAAGTGGGGAATCATAGAGATCATAGAAAGAACCAGGCAGCAACATCTTTTATGAGATAGATTGTCATGCATCAAACTAGAAACTATTTGCAACCACCACAAAAACTAAACATAAGCAATTACCCATAATTCTAATACTAGACATTGCCAGAAAATGCCCAGAATTCTAATACTAAAAAGTACAAGGAAAACAACATTGATTACCACAGCTGCAGATAACATGGGATCCGTAGATATGAAGAATCAATTAGCTGAAAAGGGTGTTGGGCAACTAATAGCTAGTATCTGTGTTATTCTGCAGGGTGGGTTCAATGTAGCCCAAGCATGGAGAGCAGGAGAGGAGCATAAAGAGTGGGGGCTATTCTACAACCTCACATTCAAAGTTACAAGTTGATATATGCACCCAAAAAACCAGGCACAGAGAAGAAAATATTCATCAGATTCCAAATAGAATAACTTATGTatcaatttcattttctttctctaaagaaaaaaggacaaacaCTCGTTCTAGTGGTAAAGTTACATCTTTTATCAAATGAAAACCAACTTTTTCATGGAACAGATATGCACAAGTCTGATTCCATGAGCCCAACAGTAATGAAAGATATCCAACAGTTCTTGCATCACAACACCGCTACATAAATCAAATTTCCCAGAAATTGAACCTCAAAGCCATCATCGGTTAAGGTACAATTAAACGCGATGGTGACTATTGCAGTAACCAGGATCATAATCAATATGATCAAATCATGGAGGAAGGAGGATGCCTACCACTATGATTATGCAGCATCCGAGCCGCATCAGCCCAATAAGACTCAGTAACAGTAACTGGACTTTGAATCTCCATGCTCAGAGAGATTTCTTTCCTGATACTTTGATCATGGATGCAATGTGTTCACTTTAGCATGAATTATGAGGGCTAGATCACCAAGGACTCTTCACTTATTTAGGGGATTTGAAGTTATGTTTTAAGCTGAGGTGCGGGGTTAAAAGTCCCTGCAGAATGATGTCTCGCCTCTGCCAAAGGAATAAGCTTTGAATTTACCTTCATTCGCATTTTTTCCTTCTGCTTCAAACTTATGTTGTTTCAATAAAGTTTTCTCAATACATCTGCTTCAAAGCAATTGCTGATTGGCATTTTACAGGCTCAAGCGTCCAAGCTATTGTGTCTTGTTACTTTAAAAAATGCTACAGtatgttgttgattttggttCTTTCCACCAAGATTGACATCCATTAAAAACAATCACGAACAGAGTCATCGCATATAGAGCACATATATGAATAAAATCTCAAAATGATTTCTATTCCTTAAAGATGGTTGTATTCACTCAAATACGGATCCAGTTGGGTAACTACGAGTTGGGTAACTACGAACTCAACATAAAACCTATCCAATAGAAAACAAGCAAATCACAATAGATTGAGCCCAACTACGCTAACATGCTAATCCCTAGTACAATTTTTTCCACAGCTGGGAATCCAAAACTTTACAGAAAATCGTATTGAAGCGAAAAACAGTCAAATCGATTCTGATTCAGATCAAGATAGATATCATTTCGGCGTCAGTAACTTCTTCGAACAGTTAACCGCAAACGATGACAAACAAAAATACGATCAAGAGAAataacagaaggaaaaaaaaaattgaaacgatCAAGGGGAAGGAAGATACGAACTATTTGGAAGCTTTATCTGGCTTGTAAGAGTAATAATAGTCGGGAGGTGAGTAGAACAAAGCAGCCACCATGGAACCTGGAAGAACAACGTGCTTAGCCAGCACTGCAAGCTTCGTCACCAATGGTTCTCCCCTCATCAGAAAAGCCATTACTTGTTTTTCGTCTTCACGATTCCTTGGAAATCTGATGCCAAAAGGGATCCAACTTTATATGGGCCAGGAAGCCCATTCTACAATTGGGCCGACGTGAAGCCCGGTGCCCAACTCATGCACACATTTAAGGGGCCTTGTCAAAGCCCTAAAAGAAAGAGGGCTGGACGAATCAGAACAGGCCTGGCGCGCACTTCGGCCAATTTtcaagtctcctttggtaacctttttctataatttttttttttttatcattttcaagttttgggttgATCTATTATTTCCTTTTATTATATCATGAAATTTATGCCTTTTTTGCGTATGCATACAATTTTGGCCCAACCGAAGAagacaattttatgtttttttttaatttgtaaaattaaaccaaaattggaaaaaaaaggaTTTAGTTTTAAGAAATATTTACTATTATTTCATCTTTTAGCGGTAAACCATAGAAAGTAGGGGTGTCAACGGTcggtttggtcggttttttaCCATATTTTCAAAGAGCCCAACATTTCGATTTTTAACACATCTGAAAACCATTCTGTCAACGGTCTTGTAATTATTTCGGTCATAACCAACCAATCGGTTTTGATCGGTTTGATCGGTTTTCGATTTGGGTCGGGCCTCTATAAATTGTTCATAAATTCAACCTTAAGTAATGGCGGATTGTAGAATCTTAAACCCTTAAGTATTAACTATTAAGTAACAATTATTA
Coding sequences:
- the LOC120008541 gene encoding putative uncharacterized protein DDB_G0277003, encoding MANAELNPSFPPYLHLVCAFLAMEPSHHLISLARVCGGGLVTERVQKLIWDHCVNKADGQSCARYLKNFLKKLIIEIESNNGVLMDELYEQYAEYMTSLKEYDLANGNAKVYKYISFLFQDGCLDLPSCPTSRKLIIPLQCSLNMLEGDTGCSIWPSSLFLSEFILSFPEIFSNKSCFEVGSGVGLVGICLANVRASKIVLSDGDLTTLSNMKQNLELNKLSTDIHVPNRTAEDSKMVKCISMAWESATESELQEFMPDIVLGADVIYDPLCLPHLVQVLAILLNPRKSRCQKQKDSCQGTLCDDYNPHGINARQVEATDMDTSNARSREGPVAYIASVIRNIDTFNCFLALANQANLTIVDVTDERRPFNLLPYMQSYDRSSIQLFSVSCKVTT